Proteins encoded within one genomic window of Flavobacterium gilvum:
- a CDS encoding AraC family transcriptional regulator — protein MKIEKTKITSYLNSYISVISREEPFFQSPFHSHPELELVYIKESYGKRIVGNSVEPFVSGDMVFLGSDIPHVWLNDEIYYKGINTLKAEAIVVYFNKDIFGPIFYELKETQKISSLFNQATRGLSITGKTNEIIAKKLEKLVHKKNFEIIIGLFEILSILSESDDISFVNNEAYIPANNQTKNDRLSDVFEYVKVNFKQDISLDEIAKIANLTPTSFCRMFKAKTQKHFVEYLNEIRVSNACKFLIETDMGMSEIAYECGYKTASNFNKLFKKLTGTTPKEYRKKTEN, from the coding sequence ATGAAAATTGAAAAAACAAAAATCACATCTTACCTAAATAGCTATATTTCTGTTATTTCGCGTGAAGAGCCTTTTTTTCAATCCCCATTTCATTCGCATCCAGAACTAGAATTAGTTTATATAAAAGAAAGCTACGGAAAGAGAATTGTGGGAAATTCTGTAGAACCATTTGTATCGGGAGATATGGTATTTCTTGGTTCTGATATTCCCCACGTATGGTTGAACGATGAAATATATTATAAAGGCATTAATACATTAAAAGCCGAGGCGATAGTTGTTTATTTTAACAAAGATATTTTTGGCCCTATTTTTTATGAATTAAAAGAGACACAAAAAATAAGCAGTCTTTTTAATCAAGCCACGAGAGGTCTTTCCATTACAGGAAAAACCAACGAAATAATTGCAAAAAAATTAGAAAAGCTTGTTCATAAAAAAAACTTCGAAATCATTATTGGCCTTTTCGAAATTTTATCAATTCTCTCAGAGAGTGACGATATTTCATTTGTAAATAATGAAGCCTATATTCCAGCCAATAACCAAACTAAAAACGATCGTCTTTCGGATGTTTTCGAATATGTAAAAGTCAATTTCAAACAAGATATCTCACTTGATGAAATTGCTAAAATTGCAAATTTGACCCCAACATCATTTTGTCGAATGTTCAAAGCAAAAACCCAAAAACATTTTGTTGAATATCTCAACGAAATAAGGGTTTCTAACGCCTGTAAATTCCTTATTGAAACTGACATGGGAATGTCTGAAATAGCTTATGAATGTGGTTATAAAACAGCATCGAATTTCAATAAACTTTTCAAAAAACTAACGGGAACCACACCAAAAGAATACCGAAAAAAAACCGAAAATTAA